The following proteins are encoded in a genomic region of Eulemur rufifrons isolate Redbay chromosome 18, OSU_ERuf_1, whole genome shotgun sequence:
- the SPRY1 gene encoding protein sprouty homolog 1: protein MDPQNQHGSGSSLVVIQQPSLDSRQRLDYEREVQPAAILSLDQIKAIRGSNEYTEGPSVVKRPAPRTAPRQEKHERTHEIIPINVNNNYEHRPTSHLGHAGLPNNARGPILSRSTSTGSAASSGSNSSASSEQGLLLRSPPTRPVPGHRSERAIRTQPKQLIVDDLKGSLKEDLTQHKFICEQCGKCKCGECTAPRTLPSCLACNRQCLCSAESMVEYGTCMCLVKGIFYHCSNDDEGDSYSDNPCSCSQSHCCSRYLCMGAMSLFLPCLLCYPPAKGCLKLCRGCYDWIHRPGCRCKNSNTVYCKLESCPSRGQGKPS, encoded by the coding sequence ATGGATCCCCAAAATCAACATGGCAGTGGCAGTTCGTTAGTTGTGATCCAGCAGCCTTCTTTGGATAGCCGTCAGAGATTAGACTATGAGAGAGAGGTTCAGCCTGCTGCTATTTTGTCCTTAGACCAGATCAAGGCCATCAGAGGCAGCAATGAATACACTGAAGGGCCTTCAGTGGTGAAAAGACCTGCTCCTCGGACAGCACCAAGACAAGAAAAGCACGAAAGGACTCATGAAATCATACCAATTAATGTGAATAATAACTATGAGCATAGACCTACAAGCCACCTGGGACATGCAGGACTCCCAAATAATGCCAGGGGCCCCATTTTGAGCAGATCGACCAGCACTGGAAGTGCAGCCAGTTCTGGGAGCAACAGCAGTGCCTCTTCTGAACAGGGACTGTTATTAAGGTCACCACCAACCAGACCAGTCCCTGGTCATAGGTCTGAAAGGGCAATCCGGACTCAGCCCAAGCAACTGATTGTGGATGACTTGAAGGGTTCCTTGAAAGAGGACCTGACACAGCACAAGTTCATTTGCGAACAGTGTGGGAAGTGCAAGTGTGGAGAATGCACAGCTCCCAGGACTCTGCCATCCTGTTTGGCCTGTAACCGGCAGTGCCTTTGCTCTGCCGAGAGCATGGTGGAATATGGAACCTGCATGTGCTTAGTCAAGGGCATCTTCTACCACTGCTCCAATGACGACGAAGGGGATTCTTACTCGGATAATCCTTGCTCCTGTTCACAGTCCCACTGCTGCTCTAGATACCTGTGTATGGGAGccatgtctttatttttaccttGCTTACTCTGTTATCCTCCTGCTAAGGGATGCCTGAAGCTGTGCAGGGGCTGTTATGACTGGATCCATCGCCCAGGGTGCAGATGTAAGAACTCCAACACTGTCTATTGTAAGCTGGAGAGCTGCCCCTCCCGGGGTCAGGGTAAACCATCATGA